In Carassius auratus strain Wakin chromosome 41, ASM336829v1, whole genome shotgun sequence, the DNA window AGAAAAAGTTGAAATACTGTCTGTTTGTATTAGAACAAAAGCACAAGCTTCTCTCTAgacgatatatatacacacacatgcaaggtTGCAAACAACCAAAAGAAGACCATTGTGAATGTGTTAAACTGCCTCCTTGGTTTTCCCTGATCAACTGTAAAGCTCAGAGTAAAATCCAATCATTATATAACGCGCAAAACCTTCCACATTAGGCAATGGATAGACAATGTATTTCTAGTGAAGCTTGGGCATTTGTTTTTGGCATCGTTTTCTGCCAGCTTTTTCTATTTCATTGTTCTGTTAAATAAAGGGGAAAGAAATCCTGGTGAAAAGCAGTTATGGATGGTGAATGGTCTTCGCCAGTGCTCTGGGTCCAAAGAAAAGTGGCTTATTTTGCTCTAAATGGAAAAGGGGTAAGCTGCCTCAGTGAGTCCATCAAGAACAAATCTAACGACTTTATACTAGCCCCTAAATGTGTGGCAGCTGATCACATTTTACCATGGCAGTTCCAGACCCTTGAAGCATTTGGtgagaaaataaacaacaaacaaacaaaatgagtCATCTTTGCGCCTGTCTTCAGTAGAAATTGTGCAGAATGCCAAGCATAGGTCCTTTTATTCTCCTGAAAGAAAGGGAGATATTCCAACTCAATTAAGTCATGTCTGTACAAAAGAACAAGTTGAAGTGCTTCAGTTCAGGTCTTTTAGGACATGACCTTCTTACCGGTAAGGGTTAATTAAGATCGCCTGCTTTGTGAGCAGCCTCCTCTTCATCAGGGTTCATGGTGTGAAAATCCGCCACATACAGGCTCTTGTCAATGCTGCTGGGTATGGGCTTTATGTCAGTCATCAGCTGGTCCTCAATGCCCTTTAGATTGAAGCGATCTTCTGAGGTGATCAGGTTAATGGCCAAACCCAGGTGACCGTACCTACCTGAGAACATAGAGAAAACACTGTCGATGTAGACAATCACAAAAATCAACACTAACAAATGATGAATAGAAAACCATACAACAAATAACCAGTTAAATCCAGAGCTGATTACCTGATCGACCGATGCGGTGCAGATAGGTCTCTGCATTTTTTGGGAAGTCAAAGTTGATGACTACATTGACAGCCTGGATGTCAATTCCTCTTGTGAAAAGATCTGTGACAGGAAAGATCCCAtcaaaaatgtttgcaaataCTCGGGGAAATATCCGGACAACATCTACAAATGTGGCTATCCGTACCTGTGCAGACCAGGTTCCTACACAGTCCGTTTCTGAAGTCATGGAACACGCGATTTCTGTATTCCtttgttaatataaaattatttagaaaaacaaaGACACAGCATACAACAAGAACAACATAAGAACATTTAGTACTGTTCATAATGTGGGCTCTGTATGACTTTGAAAGAAGCTATTTCATACTAAACCAGgctgaatttattaaaaatacagtaaaaaatatatatatattgagaaatattacaatttaaaataaattgtctattttcattataattaatttctgtgatggcaaagctgaatttttagcagccagtcttcagtgtaatatgctgatttggtgcacaataaatatttattattaatatgaatgttgaaaaaaagTTGCACTGCTTAGTATTTTGTAAAAACAAGTGACATTTCTTCAGGATTCTCTACAtaatttcaaaagaacaacatttgaaatggaaatcttttgtaacatttaaaagatatttactgtcacttttgaacaactTGATGCCCACTCtccaaattaatttataaaaaaaaaaaagtgaacagaaGTGTATTTCCTCAAGGTTTAACGCATTTTGAAGCTGACCTGCATCATCTTGGCATGGATGTAAAAGCAGGAATAGCCAAGTTGTGTGATCTTCTTGGCAAGGAGTTCCACCCTTTGGGTGGAGTTACAGAAGATGATTGACTGGTTGATTTGAAGCTaggaaagaaaatatataaaataaacaaatagaagGAAAGACAATGATTTTGTTTTTCCTAGAAGGTGAGGAAATAGAGTACCTAAAGACTTTAAGACAACACAGTTACTCAACTGTATTATGCTAAAGACGCTTTGGAATACAACAAATGGAGAACTTGCAAAACACCAGTCAAATTTAGAGCGTGTCCGTAAAGGGAATGGTCACTTACCCTGGAGAACAGTGTGTTGAGACAGTgcactttctgtctttctgtcacatACGCATAGTACTGAGTGATGCCTTTCAGTGTCAGTTCATCCATCAGATTGATCTCATACGGCTTCTGAAGGTGTTTGCTCTACACAACAGGAGAGAGCCTTTAGCATGATTAAACAAGAAATCTAAATATGAGAAATAATCTTGCATATAGTAAGACATTAGAAAGATTAGCCTGGTTATAAAAACAGAGGAGTTAATACAAGTACATCTCTCACCATAAACTTCTGCACACTGACGGGGAACGTGGCAGAATAGAGCAGAATCTGCCGTTTTTTGGGCAGGAAGCTAATTATGTCCTCAATGAGCACCACAAAGTCTTGAGAAAGCAACTTATCAGCctgtaaaaaaaatcagataCCACCAACTTCAATCTTAGCAATCATTCAGAGAATATGTTTAGCTGGAAAgcaacctttttttctttgcattatttTTCTCACCTCATCCATCACAATCATCTGAGCTTTGTCAACCTTGGCCACACCTTTCTTTATCAAGTCCAGGATCCTTCCTGGGGTTGCTATTATAACATGTACTGAAGAGAAAAGAATATAATGGTAAACATTGGGAGGGAGAACTGTATTTATCAAGTATATTTAACTTCTAAATTCTTTTAAATAAAGTTCACTCTCAGAATGACTTGCCCTGTATGTTAGATCTTGAACCCACTATAATGAAGTATGGATTTGTGGAACAATGAAGCATAATTTAAGAACTGCTTAAATGACTGTGGTCCGGCAAgacttcagaaaaaaaagtcagtagGTGTAacatccccccaaaaaataaaaaaataaaaatttgtgaaACACTGCCTTTAGGCAAACTATTGTGCTTTAATATTGTTGTATGTACTTGGCAGCGTGTTACTGTAAAGTTTTATAACCCATGCGGAGTTCTGAATTCACTACTAGATTTTTCAAGCCCGGTAAACTCAAAGATAGTAGAGGACTCTAATTACCAGTCTCATCAAGACGCATGATGTCATCCCTCAGGTTAGTGCCACCTGTTGTAGCCATGACCTTGACGCCACCAAGGTGCTTGCTCATGTTGATACTTATCTGGCTCACCTGAAGAGCCAACTCACGAGTAGGTACAAACACGATGGCTAAAATAAAGTTgtggaggaaaaaaaatgtatcaattaaaataatcaacTTATATACACAGATGTTGAAAAGCTTGGGGTCAccaataattttttgtttttggactgatAAATAGTTTTGCGCAATTGAatttgtccttgctgaataaaagtaaccGTTATAGGCTTTTACATAGTTAcaaaactgtattaatttaaataaaatgctgttctttttaaactgTGTTCATCAAAATACCGAAAGGTGGAAAAAGCATCACTTTCCACAACTGTTGTCAATATCAGCAATAAGAAATATTTGAGAAgcaaatttctgaaggatcatatgatgctacagactagagtaatggctgccgaatatttagctttgccatcacttgAACAAAGTACATTTGTAATCAAATCCACAATTAGGGCTGGGTATCGGATTTTTAATACTGATACGTAGACTTTGATACCGGTTCCTGAAAACAAATCTtcggttttattttttcatcttgtTGACGTTTTCACAGACTCGAATACTCCTCTCTTGAGCCACTGGACAAAGGAACAAAAATTTAACCAACGCAAATAGTTTTAATAAAGTTCAGATAGTTTTCGCTTTCCACATCTTTTAAGGCTACGTTTACACTAGTGCATGTTTGTTTTAAAACGCACAGCtcagacagaatcataatttctagtcattttccactgatttatttGAGCATTATGGATTTAATTTTACAGATGAAACTAAGCTAATGAACACACGATTAAGATAGTATATGATTTGTATGCGATTTGTATAAGATTCTgcttattttcatattaatacaaggtgtttacatgaaaaaTGCTAAGCAGATGTAGCAATCAGCTCGATGTAAAAGGCTACAAATATATTTCAGCAACATTATATAGCCAAAACACACATTAAACCGCAATTGTCAAACACTGATCGATCTGTGCAGTGCTAGTCAAACACATCTAGCCTATGACGTTAATATCGAGTGCAAGAGCACAGAGAGACTTGCGAGTGCACAGGACACTTTGATTTAGATGAGAAACACGTGTTAAGTGTCCGGTTTTGTGTGAGAACAAAAGAAATCCACGTGTAAGCAGAGAGTTTCGCACTCATGCATTATATTAACGTGCTTTCAcgctacaataatgcgctcttgacatttgtcattaaaataatgccATATTAGTGCTGCGGGCTTATTGGCTCACGGACATTGATGAGATTTACACTTTAGTTATCAAAGTTTAGTACAGAACAACAACAAGGTTTTTCAAATCCTCAATAGTATTGAGGCAATTTGATACCCAACCctattcacaatttaaaaaaattctgtaatttttgATCAATCAAATGCATCCCTTGTTAAGCAAGGGCACAAAATGCCTAAGTGGCAGAatcaatgcattataaataacTTATTTGCTTTTCATATTATATTCCAACCTTGAACATAGTCCTTTTTCAGGTCAATCCTTTCCAAGAGGGGGATGAGGTAGGCTCCGCTTTTACCTGTGCCATTTTTAGCACGGGCAAGAATGTCCCTCCCTGACAACACAATAGGAATACTCTCTTCCTACAGagacagggggggggggggggtcaaacaGAACTCAAGACAGGTTCGCTCAACACCTATTCTAAAAGTCATAAGCTAAGCAGACAAAACTAATCAACCACATTGGTTTAGATCAATGTGTAAGCTTTGCAACAGGATCATACTGTGATGCAGGTTAAACTACCTGGATAGGGGAAGGCTTCTCCCAGCCCATTTCGAAGATGCCCATCAGCAGTTCCCTCTTAAGGCAGTAATCTTCAAACTCGTTTCCTTTGGTTGCAGTCACATCCTGTCAAAGGAGgatgtttaaagtaaaaaaaaaactgggaatAAGGAGACCAGCAGCTAATTCAATGATCACCCTTTAATAAGAAAACAAGTTCCAAAACTTACTGTGGTTCTCACTCGCAAGTCTTTCGGTGGAAGCTGCAGGCACTTCTTCCAGTCATCACCAAACCTAGAAGAAATAGTCCAATTCGACTTCATACAGTTGCTTATTCACAACAAACAGCTTAACTGACATGATGAATGCAAGAAATTAATGTCAAAAGGAACCAGACTCTTCAAactattttaaatcaataaagaTTACCTGATACCGCCACTGCTTTGGTGTATACTGCTTCCTTTCTGGGGCATCACAGGTGTTTTTCCTGACTGTGTGGAGGAAGTAAGCGATCCTGACTGGAGGGTCATGGGCTTGGACTGTCCATTCTGTTTGCTCATTGGCATGACTGAAGAAGGGATCTCTGTTCTCGCTGTAGCCATTGTCAAGATGTTTTCCTCAACGGtttcaaacaaataatttttgcttttttttgtgcTACCTTTCAGCTATTCGttaaactgttttactgttacGCTCACTGCGCTTTTGTGTAAACAGTTTCCAGTACGTACAGACCTCTTAAAAAGAAGAGTGCCTGGCGTATAACAATTGTTTATAATAAGCTCTCCCAATATAggagaaaattatatttatatgaataaatatataacaagcCTATAGCCAATGTACAAAATAACTAGCAAACAGGTACTTGTAAAATTCAAGTCTTACACGAGGGTTGTCAAAAATGCATGTTAgcaaaaaaatctattaatgCTTTTCAAAAGTCACTTTTGACGTTCTCCCTGAAAATGCACAAAGtattcacttttcttttttctttttctttttttacagctgGATTTCAGAAATCCTGTAGTACCCTCTGTATTCCTTTTGGTATCCAAAAAAAGGTATAAAGTATTTACATTCAAAAGCACAAGGCTCAGCAAAAGGTTCTTAATGTGCTCTTAAAATTCCTGTATTCTCTTCGTCATGAGGAATTTCAGACTTTGCTCAGTGTCTCTTGCTCTTATTTAACCTGCTGAAAAACTCCAAACGGAGGGATTTCAAACCGAAATTCAATGCAGGATTACGAGTCCATAATGTTAACAGGCCATGAATATTTCCACTCTGGCTTCTCCTCTCGGTCACAGTTCCTGAACACTTCAGTGGAAGAATCTCTGGAATACCTGCCAAATATTAAAGATATAATACAATATGAGCGTCATATCAAACATGAAATATTTCTGTCAACAAGTAAAGGGCTTCACAGTTCGTCTTTAAATACTTATTAGATcaaatagaacagaattacacgGTGTCGTTGTGAATTAATAATACTTCACTTACAAAGACCATCACGTTTAGCTAACAGCTCTAACACTTGTAAAAAGTGTGCAAACACTTGAAATTCGTATGCTAATTTGGATTAATAACAAATCTGTTTCCCTTAAGATAAGATAATGATAAGATCTGAAGCGAAACGTGAGCATGTGCGTCAGGAGATGTTTGCCGAGCTAACTGAACTAGCCGACGAGCACCACAAAAAGTGGTTTATCGACAAAAGTTTTCTTCTTTCTGATTCAAGACATGAATTCAGGCATGCAGTTCACAACATTAAATGAGAAGACACAACGCAGCACATTTTTTTTGGAGACACGGTGAACTGCGTTTCCTGACGTATGAGATATCGGTGTACTagatttaaaacatattattaaagCTCATGCTAACTCAACCTGCCTGCGGTTACATTGTTAAGACAGGTTAGCTTAGCTAGATGCTAACAAGAGCGAAAGAAAGGCCAGCTATGCACGTTGGGAAAGATAACGGTCTAATTCAATTATAATTATGTCCGAGTTTTTTACCTTCGAATTCTGAAGGATTTGATTCTTCGTGGTTTTGATTAATTCTTCGAACGTTTCTTGAGAAATTCTTTGTTGTTGGGGCTTTTGTCTCTTCCGTCTACAGATTTAACATGGCCGTGCGCTGAATCGATCTCAGAGGACGCAAAGAGGCATACGCACGACTCGAAATCGACCAATCAGGTGACAGAGTTCGAATTTTGGTGGGCGAGACCATTATAGAGTCCACCTCCGTACTGACCCTgtagactttcaaaaacataaaaaaaaaataatcatagatttttttctttctttttcctcgTACACCACAAGATTAATGTTGCAAACAGGCTCTTCAATAATGGCAATTTTTAGTTGtcgtaaaatatttataaaacgaTAGGCTACAAATTACAGATATATTCACAACAGATTTATTGAAATGGTTTGTGTTTTGATAAAGTTAAACGATACAATGTATATTTTATACTAAAGGGGtcttatgatgtgatttcaaatttttctttctctttggagtgttacaagctgtacattcatagataagatccctaaagtggcagagtctcaaacccaaagagatattctttataaaaggtaAGACTCGACCACACCTTCCTAAAACACCTcctttaaacacgcccccacatttCTAGGTCACGAAGTGAGAAGATTTGCAcaattacaacactgttccagaacagttgaACCCAAattttcagatgtgtgcagcacattttacagaggacAGTTTCCTGATCCCCGGAAGTAGCCTATAATACCATCTACaaacaaaggctgtttctataaagtggggcagtaccaactttgcaaggacagtctgacTCACAGCCTGGAAGTACTTATCATATTAatagcagtgtagagtagtgcttgttgtttgttgtttctctgatccacaacataatgggttttatgtttacgcggcaCTATATGCaacgcaatgcataaaaagacagtataaatcattataatcaataattatgtggccactggatgcaacaaatgcctcctttgtaatgggttttatagaTTTTTCCAAGCAGCAACCTTGAAACCAAcacggaagtgactaaaactgcaattcatcgacggGCCGCTGGAGGCTGGCtacaaaagggagtcagtcccatatagactccccatgttaaaattcCCAACTttagagcagaaaaaaaaaccctttacagccttttggtctatatagctcaTTTTGCCTTTCGTGACAACTGTGAGggtgatggattttttttataactcatccatttaaattatattaagcattAAAGTTCTGCATGATTAAGGGCccagccacttgagtgacaggtggattgccactgctgtcacCACCATCGATCtagcctttttgcccattttgatTATCCGGGAGTGACTCTCGGTAACGCACTGTCAAGATGGCGATGGCAGCCTACgcccacttttggcttcaaaaacgctcttcagaaaCCAATGGGAGACGTCacactacatccatgtttttatacagtttatggttttgttttgttgagcCGGGACTCGCCATGACAGTATGTTAAGtagcataacatttccatcacacacttgaggcattcggccaatcacgaCGCACTGGATGGCCGGCCAATCAGCGTACACATCgtttttcagaacgatgagctttgtaaaaatcaatgtgtttcagaaaggtggggcatagaggagaaacaataatgtacagtatgtggaaaataatgttttttttaaccttaacatataaacacatttcattacaccaaatacacaaaatattgttctttttagcaacatcatatgacccatttaagaTAGTTGGGCTAAATAAAACTATAGGCTacataaaaaaagcttttgaaaagTAGTAACAAATTATGAAGGCATGGAAAAAGCTtcaaagacagttttaatgtgaccttcatataacaaaaatgtttagTTTCAAAAGTGCTTAACATCAAAGAAATAATCatattatgtattaaaatattagtcATGAAATGCACAcatatgtataaaaatatgtatttttttattcatagtaAATTAGGTTACTATATACTATGCTGCACTTATATTCACACATTCATATGAAAAGCAAAATTCACACATTCACATAACTGTCAGCAACATCACCATTAAGTACCACTACAGCAAATGCATATTAAAACCCAAGTAGTTATAATTGTAATCAGTTTCTGAAAATTCTGGTAATGGTCAAAGACTCGCACTAAAATAAGAGTTGCACGTAGTCACAATTTGGGGATTTTGTGAATATGGCATTTTTGACAATAGTTGACAATGTCACTGCGTTCATTAGATAAACCTATCCTGGTGTCTATTGGCATTATACTTGGTGGATATCAGCTGTCATTTGTGTACCCTAATAACACCCTTTTGATAGCTGCAAAATGTAAAGTGcaatttctgacatttttttaaaaaacatgaatgcacttaaagattgtatgtgtgtgtgtgtgtgtgtgtgtgtgtgtgtcaaattaatttgaataactAATATCTGGAAAATCTGAACATGGGAAAGCCAATACGATGTCACTAAACACACTGACCAACATGCAGTTTCGATTGTAAACAAGAAGAAAattgcaaatgaaaacaaaatattttttttttatagttctgACATCTTGCTATTGAAGTATAAATATCATAACCTTTTATAATACATGACA includes these proteins:
- the LOC113059081 gene encoding probable ATP-dependent RNA helicase ddx6, with protein sequence MATARTEIPSSVMPMSKQNGQSKPMTLQSGSLTSSTQSGKTPVMPQKGSSIHQSSGGIRFGDDWKKCLQLPPKDLRVRTTDVTATKGNEFEDYCLKRELLMGIFEMGWEKPSPIQEESIPIVLSGRDILARAKNGTGKSGAYLIPLLERIDLKKDYVQAIVFVPTRELALQVSQISINMSKHLGGVKVMATTGGTNLRDDIMRLDETVHVIIATPGRILDLIKKGVAKVDKAQMIVMDEADKLLSQDFVVLIEDIISFLPKKRQILLYSATFPVSVQKFMSKHLQKPYEINLMDELTLKGITQYYAYVTERQKVHCLNTLFSRLQINQSIIFCNSTQRVELLAKKITQLGYSCFYIHAKMMQEYRNRVFHDFRNGLCRNLVCTDLFTRGIDIQAVNVVINFDFPKNAETYLHRIGRSGRYGHLGLAINLITSEDRFNLKGIEDQLMTDIKPIPSSIDKSLYVADFHTMNPDEEEAAHKAGDLN